In a genomic window of Demequina muriae:
- a CDS encoding MerR family transcriptional regulator, with translation MTTTDTTDGALDIAQLARLTGVTSRTLRHYDSIGLLTPAWTSADGRRHYARPELLRLQHILVLRELGTGLDRIRRIVDAHDPAETIAQLRDHHAGLTAERDRYARLAATVARTIDSLEKGKTMTTDQLFDGFDHTQYEPEARERWGDATVDASNAQWEKLGEDGKRRHMQTDREIVEALGAAVRVHLAPDSPEVQDVIARHHAWVSVIWTPDADAYRGLTQMYVDDERFRSHYDEVAPGAAQLLRDGAEVYADTRL, from the coding sequence ATGACCACGACAGACACCACTGACGGCGCCCTCGACATCGCCCAGCTCGCCCGCCTCACCGGGGTGACGAGCCGGACCCTGCGCCACTACGACAGCATCGGCCTGCTGACCCCCGCCTGGACGAGCGCAGACGGCCGGCGCCACTACGCCCGTCCCGAACTGCTCCGCCTCCAGCACATCCTCGTGCTGCGGGAACTCGGCACCGGCCTCGACCGGATCAGGCGCATCGTCGACGCACACGACCCCGCCGAGACCATCGCGCAGCTGCGCGACCACCACGCCGGCCTCACCGCCGAGCGCGACCGCTACGCGCGACTGGCCGCCACGGTCGCTCGCACCATCGACTCACTCGAGAAAGGAAAGACCATGACCACCGACCAACTGTTCGACGGCTTCGACCACACGCAATATGAGCCCGAGGCCCGCGAGCGCTGGGGCGACGCCACCGTCGACGCCTCGAACGCCCAGTGGGAGAAGCTCGGCGAGGACGGCAAGCGCCGTCATATGCAGACGGATCGCGAGATCGTCGAGGCCCTCGGCGCTGCCGTGCGGGTCCACCTGGCGCCCGACAGCCCCGAGGTCCAGGACGTGATCGCCCGGCACCACGCGTGGGTGAGCGTGATCTGGACCCCCGACGCCGACGCCTACCGAGGCCTCACCCAGATGTACGTCGACGACGAGCGGTTCCGCTCCCACTACGACGAGGTCGCCCCCGGAGCCGCCCAGCTGTTGCGCGATGGCGCGGAGGTCTACGCGGACACGCGCCTCTAG
- a CDS encoding cryptochrome/photolyase family protein has protein sequence MTHLWWARRDLRLDDNPALLSAQEGSPAAAVFAWTPALHFWSGRRRAHLARVLWSLREDTGGALAVRRGEAADAVLAAARQADATAVWASQEYTPSGVREQKHVAAALEADGRELRMIGSPYAVAPGRVTKGDGTPYRVFTPYRGAWREHGWRSPAAPADADAFVRLPRDSADADLDQIAAHADAEDPLERTEEFRERRVREDLEAFVDDRVEHYGDERDRPDLDSTSRLSSALAFGLVHPRTVLALTGAVDHPAARTFESEIAWREFHADTLWHEPQARRESLSTVVLEDDWATGAEADAAFVAWRDGRTGFPLVDAGMRQLASTGWMHNRVRMVVASFLVKDLHLPWQRGADYFRRALVDYDHAQNQLNWQWVAGTGRDASPYFRVFNPETQAGKFDPHRRYVERWVPELDTPAYPAPMVDHKVERERALELNRRAKARVQR, from the coding sequence ATGACGCATCTCTGGTGGGCCCGCCGCGACCTGCGCCTCGACGACAACCCCGCGCTGCTCTCCGCCCAGGAAGGCAGCCCGGCGGCGGCCGTCTTCGCGTGGACGCCGGCCCTGCACTTCTGGTCGGGCCGACGCCGCGCTCACCTGGCGCGCGTGCTGTGGTCGCTGCGCGAGGACACGGGCGGCGCCCTCGCGGTGCGCCGGGGCGAGGCGGCCGATGCGGTCCTCGCAGCCGCCCGGCAGGCCGATGCGACGGCGGTCTGGGCGTCGCAGGAGTACACGCCGTCCGGCGTGCGCGAGCAGAAGCACGTCGCCGCGGCTCTCGAGGCCGACGGCCGCGAGCTGCGCATGATCGGCTCTCCCTATGCCGTGGCGCCCGGGCGCGTGACCAAGGGAGACGGCACCCCGTACCGGGTCTTCACGCCGTATCGCGGCGCGTGGCGCGAGCACGGCTGGCGCTCCCCCGCCGCCCCCGCCGATGCCGACGCCTTCGTGCGCCTCCCGAGGGACTCGGCCGACGCCGACCTCGACCAGATCGCCGCACACGCCGACGCGGAGGATCCCCTCGAGCGCACCGAGGAGTTCCGCGAGCGCCGCGTACGGGAGGACCTCGAGGCCTTCGTCGACGACAGAGTCGAGCACTACGGAGACGAGCGCGATCGCCCCGACCTCGACTCCACGTCCCGCCTGTCGAGCGCGTTGGCGTTCGGGCTCGTGCACCCGCGTACCGTGCTCGCGCTCACCGGCGCCGTGGACCACCCGGCGGCCCGCACCTTCGAGTCCGAGATCGCCTGGCGCGAGTTCCATGCCGACACCCTGTGGCACGAGCCGCAGGCGCGGCGCGAGTCGCTCTCGACCGTGGTCCTGGAGGACGACTGGGCGACCGGCGCGGAGGCCGACGCGGCCTTCGTCGCGTGGCGTGACGGCCGCACGGGCTTCCCGCTCGTGGATGCCGGAATGCGGCAGCTCGCCTCCACGGGATGGATGCACAACCGCGTGCGCATGGTGGTCGCGAGCTTCCTGGTGAAGGACCTCCACCTGCCGTGGCAGCGCGGCGCCGACTACTTCAGGCGAGCGCTCGTGGACTACGACCATGCGCAGAACCAGCTCAACTGGCAGTGGGTGGCCGGCACCGGCCGGGACGCCTCCCCGTACTTCCGGGTCTTCAATCCGGAGACGCAGGCGGGCAAGTTCGACCCGCATCGACGCTACGTCGAACGCTGGGTGCCAGAGCTGGACACCCCCGCCTACCCAGCACCGATGGTCGACCACAAGGTCGAGCGCGAGCGGGCTTTGGAGCTCAACCGGCGCGCGAAGGCCCGCGTCCAGCGGTAG
- a CDS encoding NADPH-dependent FMN reductase encodes MTRIGIIVGSVAESSINKKVATVLPTLADDQSVEFVHLDLTALPIYNYELDGNWPDVATEWKQSIEDVDGLIIVTPEYSRSIPGALKNALDWASRPWGQNSFTGKPVAIMGASIGTTGTAMAQQHLRNILAHFSAPTLGQPETFFHFNPAAFGHDGSLQDDAQAAVLGGFVNAAVDHVQSHARMNANV; translated from the coding sequence ATGACTCGCATCGGTATCATCGTCGGCTCCGTAGCCGAAAGCTCCATCAACAAGAAGGTCGCGACCGTGCTCCCCACGCTCGCCGACGACCAGAGCGTTGAGTTCGTCCACCTGGACCTCACCGCGCTGCCCATCTACAACTACGAGCTCGACGGCAACTGGCCCGACGTGGCCACCGAGTGGAAGCAGTCCATCGAGGACGTCGATGGTCTGATCATCGTCACCCCCGAGTACTCGCGCTCCATCCCGGGCGCACTCAAGAACGCCCTCGACTGGGCCTCGCGTCCCTGGGGTCAGAACTCCTTCACCGGCAAGCCCGTCGCCATCATGGGCGCGTCGATCGGCACCACCGGCACCGCGATGGCGCAGCAGCACCTGCGTAACATCCTCGCGCACTTCTCGGCGCCCACGCTGGGTCAGCCCGAGACGTTCTTCCACTTCAACCCGGCCGCCTTCGGCCACGATGGATCGCTCCAGGACGACGCTCAGGCGGCTGTCCTCGGCGGCTTCGTCAACGCGGCGGTGGACCATGTCCAGTCGCACGCGCGCATGAACGCGAACGTCTGA
- a CDS encoding choice-of-anchor I family protein, with amino-acid sequence MPLSTASSPRARLVASCAAAGATVALGAVLAVPATAAVIDEPLVATGDSTVTLTPIGSHDTGVFDESAAEIVAFHAGTQRLFTVDANAGDIRVLDVSDATAPVQLFTLSAAGLASADGSTIPAGAVANSVDVRSDGLVAVAVEAPHKTDDGWLAFFDADGAELGAVRAGALPDMVTITPNGKRAVVANEGEPSADYDVDPEGSISVVDLPKKLGAPSQQDVATADFHEFEDALPAGVRIFAGIDGADMPVSRGLEPEYATVDTKSRTAYVTLQENNAIAVVDLASATVTDILPLGAKDHSIEGSGMDASDEDGPSAYDDEGAISIGTVPVMGLYMPDAIASYSSRGRTYLVTANEGDAREFGDYEEPARIKDLGDDGIPPVCDGVLTEAQLEDSVLGRLDVSTASGLSDDGSCYETLYSFGARSFSIWSTDGKRVFDSGDDFETITAQVAPAHFNSDNDESTFDSRSDAKGPEPEAVTTGRIGSRTFAFVGLERVGGIMVYDITVPAKTTFVTYVNNRDFAADPESPEAGDLGPEGLAFIEAQDSPTGSPLLAVASEVSGTTTLFDIDVAPGGKGQGKGKGRR; translated from the coding sequence GTGCCCCTCAGCACCGCATCATCACCGCGCGCCCGCCTCGTGGCGTCCTGCGCAGCCGCCGGCGCCACCGTCGCCCTCGGCGCCGTGCTCGCCGTCCCGGCCACCGCCGCCGTGATCGACGAGCCGCTCGTCGCCACCGGCGACAGCACCGTGACCCTCACGCCCATCGGCAGCCACGACACCGGCGTCTTCGACGAGTCCGCGGCGGAGATCGTCGCGTTCCACGCCGGCACCCAGCGCTTGTTCACGGTTGACGCGAACGCGGGCGACATCCGCGTGCTCGACGTGTCGGACGCGACCGCTCCCGTCCAGCTGTTCACCCTGTCCGCAGCCGGCCTCGCATCGGCGGACGGCTCCACCATCCCCGCCGGCGCCGTCGCCAATTCCGTCGACGTGCGCTCGGACGGCCTCGTGGCGGTGGCGGTCGAGGCTCCTCACAAGACCGACGATGGCTGGCTGGCGTTCTTCGACGCGGACGGCGCCGAACTGGGCGCGGTGCGCGCCGGTGCGCTGCCGGACATGGTGACGATCACCCCGAACGGCAAGCGCGCCGTGGTCGCGAACGAGGGCGAGCCCTCAGCCGACTACGACGTGGACCCCGAGGGTTCGATCAGCGTTGTCGACCTGCCCAAGAAACTGGGCGCGCCGTCGCAGCAGGACGTCGCCACCGCAGACTTCCACGAGTTCGAGGACGCACTGCCGGCCGGCGTGCGCATCTTCGCCGGCATCGACGGCGCTGACATGCCCGTCTCCCGTGGTCTCGAGCCCGAGTACGCCACCGTGGACACCAAGTCCCGCACCGCCTACGTGACGCTGCAGGAGAACAACGCGATCGCCGTCGTGGACCTGGCCTCTGCGACCGTCACCGACATCCTTCCGCTGGGTGCCAAGGACCACTCGATCGAGGGCAGCGGGATGGACGCCTCGGACGAGGACGGCCCGAGCGCCTACGACGACGAGGGCGCCATCTCGATCGGCACCGTCCCGGTGATGGGCCTCTACATGCCCGATGCGATCGCCTCCTACTCCTCGCGTGGACGGACGTACCTCGTCACCGCGAACGAGGGCGACGCCCGCGAGTTCGGGGATTACGAGGAGCCCGCCCGCATCAAGGACCTGGGCGACGACGGCATCCCGCCCGTGTGCGATGGCGTGCTGACCGAGGCGCAGCTCGAGGACTCGGTGCTCGGACGCCTCGACGTCAGCACCGCATCGGGCCTGAGCGACGACGGCTCGTGCTACGAGACGCTCTACAGCTTCGGCGCGCGGTCCTTCTCGATCTGGTCCACGGACGGCAAGCGCGTGTTCGACTCGGGCGACGACTTCGAGACCATCACCGCACAGGTGGCGCCCGCGCACTTCAACTCCGACAACGACGAGTCGACGTTCGACAGCCGTTCTGATGCCAAGGGCCCCGAGCCGGAGGCCGTCACTACCGGACGAATCGGCTCGCGCACCTTCGCGTTCGTGGGCCTTGAGCGCGTGGGCGGCATCATGGTCTATGACATCACCGTGCCCGCCAAGACGACGTTCGTGACCTACGTCAACAACCGCGACTTCGCTGCGGACCCCGAGTCGCCCGAGGCGGGCGACCTCGGCCCTGAGGGCCTTGCCTTCATCGAGGCCCAGGACTCGCCCACCGGCTCGCCCCTGCTGGCAGTCGCGAGCGAGGTCTCGGGGACCACGACGCTGTTCGACATCGACGTCGCCCCCGGCGGCAAGGGCCAGGGCAAGGGCAAGGGCCGCCGCTGA